In Clostridium sp. DL-VIII, the following proteins share a genomic window:
- a CDS encoding AraC family transcriptional regulator produces MRALRYDDIILLCIQYIEDNIKEELTVESISKKMGYSIYHFSRIFREQMGVSLMEYVKERRIFRATEDIMLGKKILDVAIEYGYQTHSGFTKAFRKKYGFSPGFIHAIYIQRLFEGGNCYMDYDKIYENANIFLKGTENYKEPKELYGHLIESIQNNKIFDDFKMLEKAYDLACLAHKGQKRKSGEDYVTHPINVAIILAEMEADEETIIAGLLHDIIEEKTGVTLKEVEENFSVKVAKIISDVTNFNEKYSKIKNKEEFDDHVIMIKLADRLHNMRTIEFMESQRWKEKAKETIEIFSPIAAKFNNSKLKTELDNLALKYV; encoded by the coding sequence GTGAGAGCTTTGAGATATGATGATATCATACTTTTATGTATTCAATATATTGAAGATAATATAAAAGAAGAATTAACAGTAGAATCCATTTCTAAAAAAATGGGATATTCAATATATCATTTTTCAAGGATATTTAGGGAACAAATGGGTGTATCTCTTATGGAGTATGTAAAGGAGAGAAGAATTTTTAGAGCTACAGAAGATATTATGCTAGGTAAAAAAATACTTGATGTAGCTATTGAGTACGGATATCAAACTCATAGTGGATTTACAAAAGCTTTTCGGAAAAAATATGGCTTTTCTCCTGGGTTTATTCATGCTATTTATATTCAAAGATTATTTGAAGGAGGTAATTGTTATATGGATTATGATAAAATTTATGAAAATGCTAATATATTTTTGAAAGGAACTGAGAATTATAAAGAACCAAAGGAATTGTACGGACATTTAATTGAAAGTATTCAAAATAATAAGATATTTGATGATTTTAAAATGTTGGAAAAGGCATATGATTTAGCTTGCTTGGCTCATAAAGGGCAAAAGAGAAAGTCCGGAGAAGATTATGTCACACATCCCATTAACGTTGCTATTATATTAGCAGAAATGGAGGCAGATGAAGAAACAATTATAGCAGGTTTATTACATGATATAATTGAAGAAAAAACTGGAGTAACGTTAAAGGAAGTAGAAGAAAATTTCTCAGTAAAAGTTGCAAAGATAATAAGTGATGTAACTAATTTTAATGAGAAATATTCAAAGATAAAAAATAAAGAAGAGTTTGATGACCATGTCATTATGATAAAATTAGCAGATCGTCTCCATAATATGAGGACAATAGAATTCATGGAATCACAAAGATGGAAAGAAAAAGCAAAAGAAACTATAGAGATATTTTCTCCAATTGCGGCTAAATTTAATAATTCGAAATTAAAAACAGAATTGGATAATTTAGCATTAAAATATGTGTAA
- a CDS encoding ISL3 family transposase codes for MQLQDITNILNLQGINVINFIYGFEDRICIEIQPTEYTQPCPCCKSFKIIRRGSSGIRRVRHLPIFQNEVILKVPKIRMSCKDCNASFSWQYSFLTGKSRYTNEFQEFIATKVPGATVIHCARTLKIPYSTVERIYKNYIDYVVPQLQAKVILESSNTNKLILGMDDFAIRKGHSYNTGIHDLRNGTLLEIIPGRKLEELRSHKTVNPELFELRPFAIVMDLAPYYHTFAKEVYPDAIRIADRFHVNSYAMEALRGVRKRISCDLTPAARTVLKRNKSVLEKRNEYLTSKEVEMLQQLLSLSPDLKAVYEWKEELIEWYDCCSSVIQATNVFDKWCKKGHSLNIPEVERALVTFENWRQEIINYHHCRYTNAAVEGRNGKIKAIQRRHYFTRNKDYYKGRILLECNNHFLTA; via the coding sequence ATGCAATTACAGGATATCACTAATATATTAAATTTACAAGGAATAAATGTTATCAATTTTATCTATGGTTTTGAAGATAGAATTTGTATTGAAATCCAACCTACAGAATATACTCAACCTTGTCCGTGCTGTAAGAGTTTTAAAATAATAAGACGAGGCTCATCTGGAATTAGAAGAGTAAGGCATCTTCCTATATTTCAAAACGAGGTAATATTAAAGGTTCCTAAAATAAGAATGTCCTGTAAGGATTGTAATGCCTCTTTTTCATGGCAATATTCATTCCTGACTGGAAAGAGTCGTTATACTAATGAATTTCAAGAGTTTATTGCAACTAAAGTACCAGGAGCAACGGTTATTCACTGTGCTAGAACATTGAAAATACCATATTCTACAGTTGAAAGAATATATAAAAATTATATTGACTATGTTGTTCCACAATTGCAAGCAAAAGTTATATTAGAAAGTTCTAACACTAACAAGCTTATACTTGGAATGGATGATTTTGCTATAAGGAAAGGACATAGTTATAATACTGGAATTCATGACCTTCGTAACGGAACATTACTTGAAATAATTCCAGGAAGAAAACTTGAAGAGCTTAGAAGTCATAAGACTGTAAATCCAGAACTTTTTGAGCTCCGACCTTTTGCTATAGTAATGGATTTGGCTCCATATTATCACACATTTGCAAAAGAAGTATACCCAGATGCTATACGTATTGCGGATAGGTTTCATGTTAATAGCTATGCTATGGAAGCTCTTAGAGGCGTAAGAAAACGCATAAGTTGTGATTTAACTCCTGCGGCACGGACAGTATTGAAAAGAAATAAATCAGTACTTGAAAAACGGAATGAATATCTTACATCAAAAGAGGTTGAGATGCTCCAGCAGTTGTTGTCATTATCACCTGACCTAAAAGCAGTATATGAGTGGAAAGAGGAACTTATTGAGTGGTATGACTGTTGTTCAAGTGTTATACAGGCAACAAATGTATTTGATAAATGGTGTAAAAAAGGACATTCACTAAATATACCTGAGGTAGAACGTGCTTTGGTTACTTTTGAAAACTGGAGACAAGAAATAATTAACTATCATCATTGTAGATATACCAATGCCGCTGTTGAAGGTAGAAACGGTAAAATTAAAGCAATTCAACGCAGACACTATTTTACAAGGAATAAAGACTACTACAAAGGAAGAATTTTATTAGAATGTAATAACCATTTCTTGACAGCTTAA
- a CDS encoding TIR domain-containing protein produces MEEDIILFGTMDIKRADWSKNTGTYYTITHYYEDTYNEIFDKWKKLNGKPMYGIGYYVINYKHLDFYFIKIKSIEIIGEKFIIEYDSISSSNKRSELLYGFENIGDSKIIAISTKEKLKYWLNKNRMSINLENYLGNSKSIVDKSKVFTVHGHDELAVEQTANIGISKKTLVHKKKKLFISHSSKNRNITDEFVELLKAMGITNDEIYYSSYEETGVDFLQDCFQRINQEFNNNELMVIFMISREFYQSKICLAETGAAWVSVANKYIPIIIPPYSYNNIEGVINATQAAIDLNDKNVGIKLETLKDHIEEFLGKKNKDNKEAWHRNKEKFIELVKNQANELDDIKGKIFGITVIKNKSSTNIIFKINLINNKRYRMKIEEFNIELCMKEEKNEKITIKEGWYVEALVLQPLDEITVYIPTDIDREVTNGIVDIKNSKVKIIGYKED; encoded by the coding sequence ATGGAAGAAGATATTATTTTATTTGGAACAATGGATATTAAGAGAGCTGATTGGTCAAAAAATACTGGAACATACTATACTATAACTCATTATTATGAAGATACATATAATGAAATATTTGATAAATGGAAAAAGTTAAATGGAAAGCCTATGTATGGTATAGGTTATTATGTTATAAATTACAAACATCTTGATTTTTATTTTATAAAAATAAAAAGTATAGAGATTATTGGAGAAAAGTTTATAATCGAGTATGATTCTATTTCTAGTTCTAATAAAAGAAGCGAATTATTATATGGATTTGAAAATATAGGAGATAGTAAGATAATTGCTATTTCAACAAAAGAAAAACTTAAGTATTGGTTAAATAAAAATAGAATGTCAATTAATTTAGAAAATTATTTGGGAAATAGTAAATCTATTGTAGATAAGAGTAAAGTATTTACAGTCCATGGACATGATGAATTAGCAGTAGAACAAACGGCTAATATAGGAATATCAAAAAAAACTCTTGTTCATAAGAAAAAAAAACTATTTATAAGTCATAGTTCTAAAAATAGGAATATAACAGATGAATTCGTAGAACTTTTAAAAGCAATGGGTATAACGAATGATGAGATATATTATAGTTCTTATGAAGAAACTGGCGTTGACTTTTTACAAGATTGTTTTCAAAGGATAAATCAAGAATTTAATAATAATGAACTTATGGTTATATTTATGATATCACGAGAATTTTACCAGAGTAAAATATGCCTTGCAGAAACAGGTGCTGCGTGGGTAAGTGTGGCAAATAAGTATATTCCTATTATAATTCCACCATATAGCTATAATAATATAGAGGGTGTAATAAATGCTACTCAAGCTGCAATTGACCTTAATGATAAAAATGTAGGAATTAAATTAGAAACATTGAAAGACCATATTGAGGAGTTTTTAGGTAAAAAAAATAAAGACAATAAGGAAGCTTGGCATAGAAACAAGGAGAAATTCATTGAACTTGTAAAAAATCAAGCTAATGAATTAGATGATATAAAGGGTAAGATATTCGGTATAACCGTAATTAAAAATAAATCTTCTACAAATATAATATTTAAAATTAATTTAATTAATAATAAAAGATACAGAATGAAGATAGAAGAATTCAATATAGAGTTATGTATGAAAGAAGAAAAAAATGAAAAAATTACTATAAAGGAGGGATGGTATGTAGAAGCTTTAGTATTGCAACCTTTAGACGAAATTACAGTATATATACCAACGGATATAGACAGAGAAGTTACAAACGGTATAGTTGATATTAAAAATAGTAAGGTGAAAATAATTGGCTATAAAGAAGATTAG